In a single window of the Arachis hypogaea cultivar Tifrunner chromosome 6, arahy.Tifrunner.gnm2.J5K5, whole genome shotgun sequence genome:
- the LOC112696123 gene encoding uncharacterized protein has product MNIGAMKASLLSSNTNNLHFSLRAALFHSTPFLERKRRNSWDSKCNHYSRRFRKMHGKQRIIRSMNDYAEFLFQRWKQDIDDEDDPSSSGGPSWFRKQYTAGASGKHRNNGQGSHRYRRDPFFCEDDFDIETIFRSTFGGNRYHYWSFINEENPQWRRSARFSNYEKSWSWRHRSESDYDSASESDSLHSDLTTDRLALGLSPSGPLKLEEVKNAYRVCALKWHPDRHQGSSKGIAEEKFKLCSAAYQSLCDKLALD; this is encoded by the exons ATGAACATCGGTGCCATGAAAGCCTCACTCTTGAGCTCTAACACCAACAATCTCCATTTCTCTCTTCGGGCTGCACTCTTTCATTCCACTCCCTTCTTGGAACGCAAACGGCGTAATTCCTGGGATTCT AAATGCAACCATTACTCGAGAAGGTTTAGGAAGATGCATGGAAAGCAAAGAATAATTCGCAGTATGAATGATTATGCAGAGTTCCTATTTCAG AGATGGAAGCAAGAtattgatgatgaggatgatccATCTTCAAGTGGGGGGCCGTCATGGTTTAGAAAGCAATATACCGCTGGAGCCTCTGGAAAGCACAGGAATAACGGTCAAGGAAGTCATCGATACAGAA GAGATCCattcttttgtgaagatgattTCGATATTGAAACCATTTTCCGCTCTACCTTTGGTGGGAATAGATACCACTACTGGTCCTTCATCAATGAGGAAAATCCTCAGTGGAGGAGGTCTGCACGCTTTTCTAATTATGAGAAATCTTGGAGCTGGAGACATCGGAGTGAAAGCGATTATGACTCTGCATCCGAGTCTGATAGTTTACATTCAGATTTAACTACAGATAGATTAGCCCTTGGATTGAGTCCTTCTGGTCCTCTGAAACTTGAAGAAGTGAAAAATGC GTATCGCGTCTGTGCTCTAAAGTGGCATCCAGATCGTCATCAAGGCTCTTCCAAG GGTATAGCAGAGGAGAAATTCAAGCTCTGCAGTGCAGCTTATCAGTCTTTATGTGATAAGCTGGCCTTGGATTAA